One window of the Hippoglossus hippoglossus isolate fHipHip1 chromosome 9, fHipHip1.pri, whole genome shotgun sequence genome contains the following:
- the LOC117768391 gene encoding citron Rho-interacting kinase isoform X5, translated as MSQVEQEISPVQRKMSDLESVLQQKDIELKASETQRTILEQDLATYITECSSLKRSLEQARMEVSQEDDKALQLLHDIREQSNKLQEIKEQEYHAQLEEMRVSIRQLEEDLSAARRRSDLYEAELKESRQSSEELKRKAADYQHRMQKVYAVKEQGRADVEDVLTKLEKANVEQQTKIHDLQEKLTKALKASAEATDLLQSMRLAKERMERDLERLQNKEDSSDSLRRRLRETEDGRKTLENQVKRLEIVERRETKLKDEIQSKAQQIQQMADKILELEENLRETQATAQRLETHLKQKEKLYEDKIKVLETQMKADMADKEMLESSQSNYEEEVREKCSIISEQKATINAMDSKMNSLEQRIAELSEANKLAANSSIYTQKNMKAQEEMISELRQQKFYLESQAGKLEAQNAKLEEHLEKMSQQEQSNKSRVLEQETRLREIGLEHEEQKLEIKRQVSELTLSLQERESQISNLQAARRAVENQLQQAKTELEDTTAEAEEEITVLRAHRDEIQRKFDTLRDSCAVITDLEEQLTTLTQENAELNRQNFYLSKQLDEASDEREDRLQLSQDVDRLRREVADREMHLNNQKQNLETLKTTCTMLEEQVLELETLNDELLEKERQWEAWRATLEEEKNLAERRTRDIQRLLDIEKQNRLRSEQRNSESRQAVDQAVKEHKAEILALQQALKDQKLKAESLADTMNDLEKKHAMLEMNARSLQQKLESERDLKQRLLEEQEKLQQQMDAQKTHIFRLTQGLQDALDQTDLLKTERTDLEYQLENIQLHLQAVYSHEKVKMEGTITQQTKLIDFLQSQAHGGSKKKKGLFGRRREDLLAAMAAQAQAQGQSQGQVSAVPAIQPVPLQYSDMKVALEKERTRCTELEEALQKMRAELRSLREEALQYKDHGNSTNPATSRQQMIMSAMVKSPEHQQAPTSLAPANSGRRKETATPEEYSRRMKDSQRDRERERERVVHHNTPHRFTVGLNMRAAKCTVCLDTVHFGRQAATCLECHALCHPKCSPCLPATCGMSSDCSLHLSDGLCRDKGSAPGQQLKEAGGHMHLEGWMKLPRNGKRGQGWERKYVVLDGTKVSIYEIEPREESVKPLEEFDLCLSDGEVMVHGAVGASELPNTAKSDVPYVLKLESGCHAPCWPGQSIYFMAPSFPDKQRWVAVIESVVAGGRASREKAEADAKLLGNSLLKLEGDDRLDINCTLPLTDQIVLVGSEEGLYALNVIKNSLTHVPGLGSVFQIHIIKEQEKLLMIVGEERALCLVEIKRVKQSLAQSHLPSQSDLAPYIFETVKGCHLFAAGRIDNCPCICAAMPNKITILRYNDNLNKYCIRKEIETLEPCSCVHLTSYSIIIGTNKFYEIEMKQFVLEEFLDKNDMSLASAVFAASSHSFPIAIMQVASSVQKEEYLLCFHEFGVFVDTYGRRSRTEEIKWSRLPLSFAYREPYLFVTYFNSLDVIEVQGHAALGPTVLAHLDIPSPRYLGPAISSGAIYLASSYQNKLRVICCKGSLIRESGELQRSGSSRGSPSKRGPPTYTEHITKRLSSGPGSHDGLHREPSTPHRYREGRTEFRRDKSPARPLDREKSPGRVLDSRRERSPGRFGDSSRLHAGSVRTQLAPVNKVWDQSSV; from the exons GAATATCACGCCCAGCTGGAAGAGATGAGAGTTTCTATCAGACAACTGGAGGAGGACCTGTCGGCTGCCCGTCGTCGCAGCGACCTGTATGAGGCGGAGCTGAAAGAGTCTCGACAGTCCAGCGAGGAGCTGAAGAGAAAGGCTGCAGACTACCAGCACAGGATGCAGAAGGTCTACGCT GTTAAAGAGCAGGGCAGAGCTGATGTAGAGGACGTGCTCACCAAGCTGGAGAAG GCCAATGTTGAGCAACAGACAAAGATCCACGATCTTCAAGAGAAGCTCACCAAG GCCTTGAAGGCCAGTGCTGAGGCTACAGACCTCCTTCAGAGTATGAGACTGGCCAAAGAGCGCATGGAACGAGATCTGGAGAGGTTGCAGAACAAGGAAGACTCCAGTGACAGCCTGCGTAGACGCCTCCGTGAGACTGAG GATGGCAGGAAGACTCTTGAGAACCAGGTGAAACGACTGGAGATTGTTGAGCGCCGAGAGACTAAACTGAAGGATGAAATCCAGAGCAAGGCCCAGCAGATTCAGCAGATGGCAGATAAGATTCTG gagctggaggagaatcTGCGAGAGACTCAGGCCACAGCCCAGCGGCTGGAGACTCATCTGAAGCAGAAGGAGAAGCTCTATGAAGACAAGATAAAG GTGCTGGAAACCCAGATGAAGGCGGACATGGCCGATAAGGAGATGCTGGAGTCCAGTCAGAGCAATTATGAGGAGGAGGTGCGGGAAAAGTGCAGCATCATCAGTGAACAGAAGGCG ACCATAAATGCTATGGACTCCAAGATGAACAGCCTGGAGCAGAGAATTGCTGAGCTGTCGGAGGCAAACAAACTGGCAGCCAACAGCAGTAtctacacacagaaaaacat gaaAGCCCAGGAGGAGATGATATCCGAGCTTCGCCAGCAGAAATTCTACTTGGAGTCTCAGGCTGGGAAGTTGGAGGCCCAGAATGCCAAACTGGAAGAGCATCTAGAGAAAATGAGTCAGCAGGAGCAAAGCAATAAGAGCCGTGTGCTGGAGCAGGAAACCAGGctcagagag ATCGGGCTGGAGCACGAGGAACAGAAGCTGGAGATAAAGCGTCAAGTGTCGGAGCTGACCCTGTCGCTGCAAGAACGCGAATCCCAGATCAGCAACCTGCAGGCAGCTCGCCGTGCTGTGGAGAACCAACTGCAGCAGGCCAAGACTGAGCTGGAGGACACCACtgcagaggctgaggaggagatcACTGTGCtcaga GCACACAGGGATGAGATACAACGCAAGTTTGATACCTTGAGAGACAGTTGTGCG GTGATCACAGatctggaggagcagctgaccACACTCACTCAGGAAAACGCTGAGCTGAACCGTCAGAACTTCTACTTGTCCAAGCAGCTGGATGAGGCCTCCGATGAGAGAGAAGACCGCCTGCAGCTCAGCCAGGACGTGGACAGACTGCGTCGGGAAGTGGCCGACCGCGAGATGCACCTGAACAACCAGAAACAG AACCTTGAGACACTGAAGACCACATGCACCATGCTGGAGGAGCAGGTTCTCGAGCTGGAGACCCTGAACGACGAGCtgctggagaaggagagacagtgggaggcctgGAGGGcaacactggaggaggagaagaacctGGCTGAGAGGAGGACCAGGGACATCCAGAGACTGCTGGACATAGAGAAACAGAACAG GCTTCGTTCAGAGCAGCGCAACTCAGAGTCTCGTCAGGCTGTGGACCAGGCAGTAAAGGAACACAAAGCTGAGATCCTGGCCCTGCAGCAGGCCCTCAAAGACCAGAAACTCAAAGCTGAGAGCCTTGCAGACACT ATGAATGATCTGGAGAAGAAGCATGCCATGCTGGAGATGAACGCCCGCAGTTTGCAGCAAAAGCTGGAGAGTGAGAGGGATCTGAAGCAGAGACTGCTGGAAGAG CaagagaaactgcagcagcagatggacgCTCAGAAGACCCACATCTTCCGCCTGACCCAGGGGCTGCAGGACGCTCTGGACCAGACTGACCTGCTGAAAACTGAGAGGACCGACCTGGAATACCAGCTGGAGAACATCCAg CTCCACCTGCAGGCCGTGTACTCTCATGAGAAGGTGAAAATGGAGGGGACCATCACCCAGCAGACCAAGCTCATTGACTTCCTCCAGTCCCAGGCCCACGGTGGCTCCAAGAAGAAAAAG ggtCTGTTTGGCCGTCGTCGAGAGGACCTGTTGGCTGCCATGGCTGCTCAGGCCCAGGCTCAAGGGCAGAGTCAAGGCCAGGTTTCCGCGGTGCCGGCCATCCAGCCAGTTCCTCTGCAGTACAGCGACATGAAGGTGGCTCTGGAAAAAGAACGCACACGCTGCACTGAGCTGGAAGAAGCTCTGCAGAAAATGAGAGCAGAGCTGCGGTCTCTCAGAGAGGAAG CGCTCCAGTATAAAGATCATGGTAACTCTACAAACCCGGCCACGTCACGGCAGCAGATGATTATGTCTGCCATGGTAAAGTCACCTGAACACCAGCAGGCCCCGACCAGCCTGGCACCCGCCAACTCTGGACGTAGGAAGGAGACTGCAACACCTGAGG AGTATAGCCGTCGTATGAAGGACAgtcagagggacagagagagggagagggagagagtggtgCACCACAACACCCCTCATCGCTTCACAGTGGGACTCAATATGAGAGCTGCCAAGTGTACTGTGTGCCTGGATACCGTGCACTTCGGTCGCCAAGCCGCCACCTGTCTTG agtGTCACGCTTTGTGCCACCCGAAATGCTCCCCCTGCCTTCCAGCCACATGTGGCATGTCCAGCGACTGCTCCCTGCATCTGTCTGATGGGCTGTGTCGGGACAAAGGTAGCGCTCCAGGCCAGCAGCTCAAAGAAGCAGGTGGACACATGCACCTGGAAGGCTGGATGAAACTGCCCAG gaatGGGAAGCGAGGCCAAGGCTGGGAGAGGAAGTATGTGGTCCTGGATGGGACCAAAGTGTCCATCTACGAGATAGAGCCCAGGGAAG AGTCTGTGAAGCCGCTGGAGGAGTTCGACCTGTGTCTGTCAGATGGAGAGGTGATGGTTCATGGAGCTGTTGGAGCATCTGAGCTGCCAAACACGGCCAAGTCAG ATGTTCCTTATGTCCTGAAGCTGGAGTCTGGTTGTCACGCCCCCTGCTGGCCTGGACAGTCTATTTACTTCATGGCTCCCAGTTTCCCAGACAAACAGCGCTGGGTGGCCGTCATAGAGTCCGTGGTGGCCGGGGGACGAGCCTCTCGGGAGAAGGCCGAGGCCGACGCA AAGCTGCTGGGAAACTCTCTGCTGAAGCTGGAGGGGGATGACAGGCTGGACATTAACTGCACCCTCCCTCTCACAGACCAG atCGTTCTGGTGGGCTCTGAAGAGGGGCTGTACGCCCTGAACGTAATAAAGAACTCCCTGACTCACGTCCCTGGTCTAGGATCAGTCTTTCAGATCCACATCATCAAAGAGCAGGAGAAACTGCTGATGATCGTTG gtgAGGAGAGGGCGCTGTGTCTGGTGGAGATAAAGAGAGTAAAACAGTCTCTGGCCCAGTCCCACCTGCCCAGCCAGTCTGATCTGGCTCCCTACATCTTTGAGACGGTGAAGGGCTGCCATCTGTTCGCTGCTGGGAGA ATCGATAACTGTCCTTGTATATGTGCTGCAATGCCCAACAAGATTACCATCCTGCGCTACAATGACAATCTTAACAAATACTGCATTCGTAAG GAGATTGAAACTCTGGAGCCGTGCAGCTGCGTCCATCTGACCAGCTACAGCATCATCATCGGCACCAACAAGTTCTATGAGATTGAAATGAAGCAGTTTGTGCTCGAGG AGTTCCTGGATAAGAACGACATGTCTCTGGCCTCTGCGGTGTTCGCAGCCTCATCACACAGTTTCCCCATCGCCATCATGCAGGTGGCGAGCAGCGTGCAGAAGGAGGAGtacctgctgtgttttcacg agTTCGGAGTGTTTGTGGACACGTACGGACGAAGAAGCCGCACTGAGGAGATTAAGTGGAGTCGTCTGCCTCTGTCTTTTG CCTACAGAGAGCCTTACCTGTTCGTCACCTACTTCAACTCCCTGGACGTCATCGAGGTGCAGGGACACGCAGCTCTGGG TCCGACAGTGCTGGCCCACCTAGACATCCCCAGCCCTCGATACCTGGGCCCAGCCATCTCCTCCGGGGCCATTTACCTGGCCTCGTCCTACCAGAACAAACTGCGGGTCATCTGCTGTAAGGGAAGTCTGATCAGAGAGTCTGGCGAGCTGCAGAGGAGCGGCTCCAGTCGAGG TAGTCCCAGCAAGCGAGGCCCACCCACCTACACAGAGCACATCACCAAGCGTTTGTCCTCGGGCCCCGGCAGCCATGACGGCCTGCACAGAGAGCCCAGCACGCCGCATCGCTACCGGGAGGGACGCACCGAATTCCGACGGGATAAATCCCCCGCCCGACCGCTGGACAGAGAGAAGTCGCCTGGCAGAGTGCTGGACAGTCGCAGGGAGAGGTCTCCTGGGAGATTCGGGGACAGCTCTCGACTCCATGCAGGGTCGGTCCGAACACAGCTCGCCCCTGTAAACAAG GTGTGGGACCAGTCATCAGTGTGA
- the LOC117768391 gene encoding citron Rho-interacting kinase isoform X3, with the protein MSQVEQEISPVQRKMSDLESVLQQKDIELKASETQRTILEQDLATYITECSSLKRSLEQARMEVSQEDDKALQLLHDIREQSNKLQEIKEQEYHAQLEEMRVSIRQLEEDLSAARRRSDLYEAELKESRQSSEELKRKAADYQHRMQKVYAVKEQGRADVEDVLTKLEKANVEQQTKIHDLQEKLTKALKASAEATDLLQSMRLAKERMERDLERLQNKEDSSDSLRRRLRETEDGRKTLENQVKRLEIVERRETKLKDEIQSKAQQIQQMADKILELEENLRETQATAQRLETHLKQKEKLYEDKIKVLETQMKADMADKEMLESSQSNYEEEVREKCSIISEQKATINAMDSKMNSLEQRIAELSEANKLAANSSIYTQKNMKAQEEMISELRQQKFYLESQAGKLEAQNAKLEEHLEKMSQQEQSNKSRVLEQETRLREIGLEHEEQKLEIKRQVSELTLSLQERESQISNLQAARRAVENQLQQAKTELEDTTAEAEEEITVLRAHRDEIQRKFDTLRDSCAVITDLEEQLTTLTQENAELNRQNFYLSKQLDEASDEREDRLQLSQDVDRLRREVADREMHLNNQKQNLETLKTTCTMLEEQVLELETLNDELLEKERQWEAWRATLEEEKNLAERRTRDIQRLLDIEKQNRLRSEQRNSESRQAVDQAVKEHKAEILALQQALKDQKLKAESLADTMNDLEKKHAMLEMNARSLQQKLESERDLKQRLLEEQEKLQQQMDAQKTHIFRLTQGLQDALDQTDLLKTERTDLEYQLENIQAVYSHEKVKMEGTITQQTKLIDFLQSQAHGGSKKKKGLFGRRREDLLAAMAAQAQAQGQSQGQVSAVPAIQPVPLQYSDMKVALEKERTRCTELEEALQKMRAELRSLREEALQYKDHGNSTNPATSRQQMIMSAMVKSPEHQQAPTSLAPANSGRRKETATPEERRRVTFEKYSRRMKDSQRDRERERERVVHHNTPHRFTVGLNMRAAKCTVCLDTVHFGRQAATCLECHALCHPKCSPCLPATCGMSSDCSLHLSDGLCRDKGSAPGQQLKEAGGHMHLEGWMKLPRNGKRGQGWERKYVVLDGTKVSIYEIEPREESVKPLEEFDLCLSDGEVMVHGAVGASELPNTAKSDVPYVLKLESGCHAPCWPGQSIYFMAPSFPDKQRWVAVIESVVAGGRASREKAEADAKLLGNSLLKLEGDDRLDINCTLPLTDQIVLVGSEEGLYALNVIKNSLTHVPGLGSVFQIHIIKEQEKLLMIVGEERALCLVEIKRVKQSLAQSHLPSQSDLAPYIFETVKGCHLFAAGRIDNCPCICAAMPNKITILRYNDNLNKYCIRKEIETLEPCSCVHLTSYSIIIGTNKFYEIEMKQFVLEEFLDKNDMSLASAVFAASSHSFPIAIMQVASSVQKEEYLLCFHEFGVFVDTYGRRSRTEEIKWSRLPLSFAYREPYLFVTYFNSLDVIEVQGHAALGPTVLAHLDIPSPRYLGPAISSGAIYLASSYQNKLRVICCKGSLIRESGELQRSGSSRGSPSKRGPPTYTEHITKRLSSGPGSHDGLHREPSTPHRYREGRTEFRRDKSPARPLDREKSPGRVLDSRRERSPGRFGDSSRLHAGSVRTQLAPVNKVWDQSSV; encoded by the exons GAATATCACGCCCAGCTGGAAGAGATGAGAGTTTCTATCAGACAACTGGAGGAGGACCTGTCGGCTGCCCGTCGTCGCAGCGACCTGTATGAGGCGGAGCTGAAAGAGTCTCGACAGTCCAGCGAGGAGCTGAAGAGAAAGGCTGCAGACTACCAGCACAGGATGCAGAAGGTCTACGCT GTTAAAGAGCAGGGCAGAGCTGATGTAGAGGACGTGCTCACCAAGCTGGAGAAG GCCAATGTTGAGCAACAGACAAAGATCCACGATCTTCAAGAGAAGCTCACCAAG GCCTTGAAGGCCAGTGCTGAGGCTACAGACCTCCTTCAGAGTATGAGACTGGCCAAAGAGCGCATGGAACGAGATCTGGAGAGGTTGCAGAACAAGGAAGACTCCAGTGACAGCCTGCGTAGACGCCTCCGTGAGACTGAG GATGGCAGGAAGACTCTTGAGAACCAGGTGAAACGACTGGAGATTGTTGAGCGCCGAGAGACTAAACTGAAGGATGAAATCCAGAGCAAGGCCCAGCAGATTCAGCAGATGGCAGATAAGATTCTG gagctggaggagaatcTGCGAGAGACTCAGGCCACAGCCCAGCGGCTGGAGACTCATCTGAAGCAGAAGGAGAAGCTCTATGAAGACAAGATAAAG GTGCTGGAAACCCAGATGAAGGCGGACATGGCCGATAAGGAGATGCTGGAGTCCAGTCAGAGCAATTATGAGGAGGAGGTGCGGGAAAAGTGCAGCATCATCAGTGAACAGAAGGCG ACCATAAATGCTATGGACTCCAAGATGAACAGCCTGGAGCAGAGAATTGCTGAGCTGTCGGAGGCAAACAAACTGGCAGCCAACAGCAGTAtctacacacagaaaaacat gaaAGCCCAGGAGGAGATGATATCCGAGCTTCGCCAGCAGAAATTCTACTTGGAGTCTCAGGCTGGGAAGTTGGAGGCCCAGAATGCCAAACTGGAAGAGCATCTAGAGAAAATGAGTCAGCAGGAGCAAAGCAATAAGAGCCGTGTGCTGGAGCAGGAAACCAGGctcagagag ATCGGGCTGGAGCACGAGGAACAGAAGCTGGAGATAAAGCGTCAAGTGTCGGAGCTGACCCTGTCGCTGCAAGAACGCGAATCCCAGATCAGCAACCTGCAGGCAGCTCGCCGTGCTGTGGAGAACCAACTGCAGCAGGCCAAGACTGAGCTGGAGGACACCACtgcagaggctgaggaggagatcACTGTGCtcaga GCACACAGGGATGAGATACAACGCAAGTTTGATACCTTGAGAGACAGTTGTGCG GTGATCACAGatctggaggagcagctgaccACACTCACTCAGGAAAACGCTGAGCTGAACCGTCAGAACTTCTACTTGTCCAAGCAGCTGGATGAGGCCTCCGATGAGAGAGAAGACCGCCTGCAGCTCAGCCAGGACGTGGACAGACTGCGTCGGGAAGTGGCCGACCGCGAGATGCACCTGAACAACCAGAAACAG AACCTTGAGACACTGAAGACCACATGCACCATGCTGGAGGAGCAGGTTCTCGAGCTGGAGACCCTGAACGACGAGCtgctggagaaggagagacagtgggaggcctgGAGGGcaacactggaggaggagaagaacctGGCTGAGAGGAGGACCAGGGACATCCAGAGACTGCTGGACATAGAGAAACAGAACAG GCTTCGTTCAGAGCAGCGCAACTCAGAGTCTCGTCAGGCTGTGGACCAGGCAGTAAAGGAACACAAAGCTGAGATCCTGGCCCTGCAGCAGGCCCTCAAAGACCAGAAACTCAAAGCTGAGAGCCTTGCAGACACT ATGAATGATCTGGAGAAGAAGCATGCCATGCTGGAGATGAACGCCCGCAGTTTGCAGCAAAAGCTGGAGAGTGAGAGGGATCTGAAGCAGAGACTGCTGGAAGAG CaagagaaactgcagcagcagatggacgCTCAGAAGACCCACATCTTCCGCCTGACCCAGGGGCTGCAGGACGCTCTGGACCAGACTGACCTGCTGAAAACTGAGAGGACCGACCTGGAATACCAGCTGGAGAACATCCAg GCCGTGTACTCTCATGAGAAGGTGAAAATGGAGGGGACCATCACCCAGCAGACCAAGCTCATTGACTTCCTCCAGTCCCAGGCCCACGGTGGCTCCAAGAAGAAAAAG ggtCTGTTTGGCCGTCGTCGAGAGGACCTGTTGGCTGCCATGGCTGCTCAGGCCCAGGCTCAAGGGCAGAGTCAAGGCCAGGTTTCCGCGGTGCCGGCCATCCAGCCAGTTCCTCTGCAGTACAGCGACATGAAGGTGGCTCTGGAAAAAGAACGCACACGCTGCACTGAGCTGGAAGAAGCTCTGCAGAAAATGAGAGCAGAGCTGCGGTCTCTCAGAGAGGAAG CGCTCCAGTATAAAGATCATGGTAACTCTACAAACCCGGCCACGTCACGGCAGCAGATGATTATGTCTGCCATGGTAAAGTCACCTGAACACCAGCAGGCCCCGACCAGCCTGGCACCCGCCAACTCTGGACGTAGGAAGGAGACTGCAACACCTGAGG AGAGAAGGAGGGTCACTTTTGAAA AGTATAGCCGTCGTATGAAGGACAgtcagagggacagagagagggagagggagagagtggtgCACCACAACACCCCTCATCGCTTCACAGTGGGACTCAATATGAGAGCTGCCAAGTGTACTGTGTGCCTGGATACCGTGCACTTCGGTCGCCAAGCCGCCACCTGTCTTG agtGTCACGCTTTGTGCCACCCGAAATGCTCCCCCTGCCTTCCAGCCACATGTGGCATGTCCAGCGACTGCTCCCTGCATCTGTCTGATGGGCTGTGTCGGGACAAAGGTAGCGCTCCAGGCCAGCAGCTCAAAGAAGCAGGTGGACACATGCACCTGGAAGGCTGGATGAAACTGCCCAG gaatGGGAAGCGAGGCCAAGGCTGGGAGAGGAAGTATGTGGTCCTGGATGGGACCAAAGTGTCCATCTACGAGATAGAGCCCAGGGAAG AGTCTGTGAAGCCGCTGGAGGAGTTCGACCTGTGTCTGTCAGATGGAGAGGTGATGGTTCATGGAGCTGTTGGAGCATCTGAGCTGCCAAACACGGCCAAGTCAG ATGTTCCTTATGTCCTGAAGCTGGAGTCTGGTTGTCACGCCCCCTGCTGGCCTGGACAGTCTATTTACTTCATGGCTCCCAGTTTCCCAGACAAACAGCGCTGGGTGGCCGTCATAGAGTCCGTGGTGGCCGGGGGACGAGCCTCTCGGGAGAAGGCCGAGGCCGACGCA AAGCTGCTGGGAAACTCTCTGCTGAAGCTGGAGGGGGATGACAGGCTGGACATTAACTGCACCCTCCCTCTCACAGACCAG atCGTTCTGGTGGGCTCTGAAGAGGGGCTGTACGCCCTGAACGTAATAAAGAACTCCCTGACTCACGTCCCTGGTCTAGGATCAGTCTTTCAGATCCACATCATCAAAGAGCAGGAGAAACTGCTGATGATCGTTG gtgAGGAGAGGGCGCTGTGTCTGGTGGAGATAAAGAGAGTAAAACAGTCTCTGGCCCAGTCCCACCTGCCCAGCCAGTCTGATCTGGCTCCCTACATCTTTGAGACGGTGAAGGGCTGCCATCTGTTCGCTGCTGGGAGA ATCGATAACTGTCCTTGTATATGTGCTGCAATGCCCAACAAGATTACCATCCTGCGCTACAATGACAATCTTAACAAATACTGCATTCGTAAG GAGATTGAAACTCTGGAGCCGTGCAGCTGCGTCCATCTGACCAGCTACAGCATCATCATCGGCACCAACAAGTTCTATGAGATTGAAATGAAGCAGTTTGTGCTCGAGG AGTTCCTGGATAAGAACGACATGTCTCTGGCCTCTGCGGTGTTCGCAGCCTCATCACACAGTTTCCCCATCGCCATCATGCAGGTGGCGAGCAGCGTGCAGAAGGAGGAGtacctgctgtgttttcacg agTTCGGAGTGTTTGTGGACACGTACGGACGAAGAAGCCGCACTGAGGAGATTAAGTGGAGTCGTCTGCCTCTGTCTTTTG CCTACAGAGAGCCTTACCTGTTCGTCACCTACTTCAACTCCCTGGACGTCATCGAGGTGCAGGGACACGCAGCTCTGGG TCCGACAGTGCTGGCCCACCTAGACATCCCCAGCCCTCGATACCTGGGCCCAGCCATCTCCTCCGGGGCCATTTACCTGGCCTCGTCCTACCAGAACAAACTGCGGGTCATCTGCTGTAAGGGAAGTCTGATCAGAGAGTCTGGCGAGCTGCAGAGGAGCGGCTCCAGTCGAGG TAGTCCCAGCAAGCGAGGCCCACCCACCTACACAGAGCACATCACCAAGCGTTTGTCCTCGGGCCCCGGCAGCCATGACGGCCTGCACAGAGAGCCCAGCACGCCGCATCGCTACCGGGAGGGACGCACCGAATTCCGACGGGATAAATCCCCCGCCCGACCGCTGGACAGAGAGAAGTCGCCTGGCAGAGTGCTGGACAGTCGCAGGGAGAGGTCTCCTGGGAGATTCGGGGACAGCTCTCGACTCCATGCAGGGTCGGTCCGAACACAGCTCGCCCCTGTAAACAAG GTGTGGGACCAGTCATCAGTGTGA